One genomic window of Ruminococcus gauvreauii includes the following:
- a CDS encoding ABC transporter substrate-binding protein, protein MKGMKKVISLLLVLAMTTALCACGGKKEEANEGAGDTGANEAAETKSDEKKDGELTPSGDTVNIAALINTDGLAVWYADKMGYFEELGLKTNITYFVNGTLENEALSAGEAEIGFNGFAGVYALATGDYTMVADCDDGKGLAVYVDPKCPVVDVQGEYSKENPDVYGNAETAAGLSFGVTLGTVQQIMVDSYYANLGQKDYNLVSMDAASCYNALISGEVDGAALTMNYCAAAEAAGMVCLGTYEGITGVGTGSTVIVPNDYLESNRDDIVLTLKAVFKALDEIQNDEQLEFDQGMEFFKEMGTEYTEDEMWTEINVRDLYSYEKLKELKYGNHVVFSAIELTKLGLLDEGSAEAVAKSINKDLLEEATGVSITVEMPEGY, encoded by the coding sequence ATGAAAGGTATGAAGAAAGTAATCAGTTTATTGTTGGTGTTGGCTATGACAACGGCATTATGTGCATGCGGAGGAAAAAAAGAAGAAGCAAACGAAGGTGCCGGGGATACCGGGGCGAATGAGGCGGCAGAGACAAAATCAGATGAAAAAAAAGACGGAGAATTGACGCCGAGCGGGGATACCGTTAACATTGCCGCGCTGATCAACACAGATGGTCTGGCAGTATGGTATGCCGACAAAATGGGGTATTTTGAAGAATTAGGATTAAAGACAAATATTACATATTTTGTAAACGGAACACTGGAAAATGAAGCGCTGTCCGCTGGGGAAGCGGAAATTGGATTTAACGGGTTCGCAGGCGTGTATGCGTTGGCTACAGGAGATTATACCATGGTTGCGGACTGTGACGACGGAAAAGGACTTGCTGTTTATGTGGATCCCAAATGTCCAGTTGTGGATGTGCAGGGCGAGTACAGCAAAGAGAATCCGGATGTATACGGCAATGCCGAGACGGCGGCCGGATTGAGCTTCGGCGTGACGCTGGGCACTGTTCAGCAGATCATGGTGGATTCTTATTATGCAAACCTGGGACAGAAAGATTATAATCTTGTGAGCATGGATGCGGCATCCTGCTATAATGCACTGATCAGCGGTGAAGTTGACGGAGCGGCGTTGACGATGAATTACTGTGCGGCAGCTGAAGCGGCAGGTATGGTATGTCTGGGAACGTATGAGGGAATCACCGGTGTCGGAACGGGATCAACCGTAATTGTGCCGAATGACTATCTGGAGAGCAACCGTGACGACATTGTGCTGACACTGAAAGCTGTATTCAAAGCGCTGGATGAGATCCAGAATGATGAACAGCTGGAATTCGACCAGGGTATGGAATTCTTTAAAGAGATGGGTACGGAATACACAGAAGACGAGATGTGGACGGAGATCAATGTCCGTGACCTGTACTCATATGAAAAGCTGAAGGAGCTTAAATACGGAAATCATGTTGTGTTCTCGGCGATCGAGCTGACGAAGCTGGGCCTGCTGGATGAGGGAAGTGCAGAAGCAGTGGCAAAGAGCATCAATAAGGATCTGCTGGAAGAGGCGACTGGTGTTTCCATTACCGTTGAAATGCCGGAAGGGTATTAA
- a CDS encoding ABC transporter permease: MPAEKVKKRKKKQSYIWLSVLSLVLFFFIWWLFTEGSLGTIKENVLPGPVKVLRTLIDKFSNRNPDGATMQMHLWASLKITLIGYIIGCLVGVPLGIFMGWYEKADMFINPIFDFIRPIPGIAWTPLFILLFGIGMLPKVIVIALATFGPALVNTYTGIKQTKEVHIWVGQTFGASKFEILRKIAIPSSIPFVLTGMRVGLGVAWSTIIGAEMLAATAGLGYLINLCRGIYRPDIIIAAMICVGLIGAVLGYLLTLLERQLMKGGRW, encoded by the coding sequence ATGCCTGCTGAGAAAGTTAAAAAGAGAAAAAAGAAACAGTCTTATATCTGGCTGTCGGTCTTGTCACTTGTGTTGTTTTTCTTCATCTGGTGGCTGTTTACGGAGGGGAGTCTCGGGACCATTAAGGAAAATGTACTGCCCGGGCCAGTCAAAGTACTGCGTACGCTGATTGACAAATTTTCCAACAGAAATCCAGACGGAGCCACAATGCAGATGCATCTGTGGGCGAGTCTTAAAATTACGCTGATTGGCTATATTATCGGCTGTCTGGTGGGAGTTCCGCTTGGAATATTTATGGGCTGGTATGAAAAAGCGGATATGTTTATCAATCCGATTTTTGATTTTATCAGACCGATTCCGGGGATCGCATGGACACCGCTGTTTATTCTGCTGTTCGGTATCGGCATGCTTCCGAAAGTGATCGTTATCGCACTGGCGACCTTCGGACCTGCCCTGGTGAATACCTATACCGGGATTAAGCAGACGAAAGAAGTCCATATCTGGGTCGGACAGACCTTCGGAGCCTCCAAGTTTGAGATTCTCCGTAAAATCGCCATTCCATCATCGATTCCGTTTGTTCTGACCGGAATGCGTGTCGGACTTGGCGTGGCATGGTCGACGATCATTGGGGCGGAAATGCTGGCCGCTACGGCCGGGCTGGGATATCTGATCAATCTGTGCCGCGGTATCTACAGGCCGGATATCATTATCGCGGCTATGATCTGTGTGGGACTGATCGGCGCAGTGCTCGGATATCTGCTGACACTTCTGGAACGGCAGCTGATGAAAGGGGGAAGATGGTAA
- a CDS encoding ABC transporter ATP-binding protein, translating to MQMEQTRKIDENFITLEHVDKEFEKVKEGGAFQVVRDLSINVRENEFLVLFGPGQCGKTTILNMIAGFQEPTAGMLRMKGKEIHGPDPSRGMVFQNLAIFPWLTVMGNVEYGLRMKGVDKKTRRARAQYYIDLVGLKGFENHYPIQISGGMKQRVGIARAYCNEPDVILMDEPFGALDAQTRYLMQDEIIRIWEAEKRTVIFVTNNIEEAVYVADRIIVIRNCPTSVKAEYEINLPRPRSYIDPEFLELRREINSVVDHTL from the coding sequence ATGCAGATGGAACAAACGCGGAAGATAGATGAAAACTTTATCACGCTGGAACATGTGGATAAAGAGTTTGAAAAAGTCAAAGAGGGAGGTGCATTTCAAGTCGTCCGGGATCTCAGTATCAATGTCAGAGAAAATGAATTTCTGGTACTGTTCGGTCCCGGACAATGCGGAAAAACCACAATTTTGAATATGATCGCAGGTTTCCAGGAACCTACCGCAGGCATGCTCAGGATGAAAGGGAAAGAAATCCACGGCCCGGACCCTTCAAGGGGCATGGTGTTTCAGAACCTTGCGATCTTTCCCTGGCTGACAGTCATGGGGAATGTGGAGTACGGTCTGCGGATGAAAGGAGTCGATAAAAAGACACGCCGCGCGCGCGCGCAGTATTATATTGACCTGGTAGGACTCAAAGGATTTGAGAATCATTATCCCATTCAGATATCCGGGGGGATGAAGCAGCGCGTCGGCATTGCCAGGGCGTACTGCAATGAACCTGATGTAATTTTAATGGATGAACCATTCGGCGCCCTGGACGCACAGACGCGTTACCTGATGCAGGATGAGATCATCAGAATATGGGAAGCGGAGAAACGGACGGTTATCTTCGTCACAAACAATATTGAGGAAGCGGTCTATGTGGCAGACAGGATCATCGTAATCCGTAACTGTCCGACCAGTGTAAAGGCAGAGTATGAGATCAATCTGCCCAGGCCGAGAAGTTATATTGATCCTGAATTTCTGGAACTGCGCCGCGAGATCAACAGTGTTGTGGATCATACGCTTTAA
- a CDS encoding ABC transporter permease, with amino-acid sequence MTLRKAKFWQKLAAGVISFAVLILIWQLAAMNPTFSQVMPGPFGVLRKFFESFVEPIGKNVMVYHVLITLSRWAVGFISATVLGIALGLAMGWYPRFESFMRPLFELVRPIPTLAWIPLVILWCGIGEFAKYTLVFIGAFMSIVQNAYHGAKSVDHSIVDAAQMLGCNDRQLFFTIVIPASVPAISAGLQIGVASAWSSVVAAELVRSSSGIGWIVVTGQQNNNMTQILVGILVIAVIGLILALLIRKVEDVLCRWNKRGR; translated from the coding sequence ATGACTCTGAGAAAAGCAAAATTCTGGCAGAAACTGGCCGCGGGTGTGATATCCTTTGCGGTTCTGATTCTGATCTGGCAGCTTGCAGCCATGAATCCCACATTCAGCCAGGTGATGCCCGGACCGTTCGGGGTTCTTCGAAAGTTCTTCGAATCATTTGTGGAACCAATCGGAAAAAATGTGATGGTTTACCATGTGCTGATCACGTTGTCGAGATGGGCGGTAGGGTTTATCTCGGCGACTGTACTGGGAATTGCACTGGGTCTCGCGATGGGCTGGTATCCGAGATTTGAATCCTTTATGCGGCCTCTTTTCGAATTGGTCCGCCCGATACCGACGCTTGCGTGGATACCGCTTGTGATCCTGTGGTGCGGAATCGGTGAATTTGCAAAATATACCCTGGTATTCATAGGAGCTTTTATGAGTATTGTTCAGAATGCCTATCACGGTGCCAAATCTGTAGACCATTCCATCGTAGATGCGGCGCAGATGTTAGGCTGCAATGACCGTCAGTTATTTTTTACCATCGTCATACCGGCTTCTGTACCGGCGATATCTGCAGGACTTCAGATCGGCGTGGCTTCGGCATGGTCGTCTGTTGTAGCTGCAGAGCTGGTTCGCTCATCGAGCGGTATCGGATGGATTGTAGTAACAGGGCAGCAAAATAATAATATGACGCAGATCCTGGTAGGAATCCTGGTCATTGCGGTGATCGGATTGATACTGGCACTTTTGATAAGGAAGGTTGAGGATGTACTATGCAGATGGAACAAACGCGGAAGATAG